A stretch of Candidatus Dadabacteria bacterium DNA encodes these proteins:
- the argS gene encoding arginine--tRNA ligase: MKDEILKIIKESVDSLALPGSPMGNETEFEVSVPKKKEFGDFSTNAALVIGSMKGKNPREVAQKIVKAIEQRQHGFIERLDIAGPGFINFFVNETLFESQLREILRLGEKYGASLQGSRQRVIVEFVSANPTGYLHFGHARNAVVGDSVCRILSFCGYGVIREFYINDAGRQMDMLGESVYSALAQSYGLARELPEDGYRGKYISELAEEIKKSEECPQVPGDESEAIEFCREFAYSRLLEEIKTDLLNLRVDFDNWYSERIKIHGRGSEEGKLDKTLTKLEDLGTVERKEQALWFKASLYGDGKDWVIIKKDGAPTYFLSDIAYHMDKYSRGFSKLINVWGADHHSHVSRLKSSMKALGLDESSLQVLLIQFVRLVRDGVEVPMSKRTGDFVTLREVLREVGCDATRFFLLMRSSDSHLDFDLSLAKKESSENPVYYVQYANARISSLMRNSEEAGISASEEHLNLLSDDEERSIMKILLRFPEVVRSAAESLSPHKVVYYLQELAAEFHFYYNKTRILDSENTDMASARLYLARCVQVVIENGLGLLGINAPRSM, from the coding sequence ATGAAGGACGAAATACTGAAAATCATAAAAGAGTCCGTGGATTCGCTCGCGCTACCCGGAAGCCCAATGGGAAACGAGACAGAGTTCGAGGTGTCGGTACCGAAAAAAAAGGAATTCGGCGATTTCTCCACGAATGCGGCGCTCGTTATAGGAAGCATGAAGGGCAAAAATCCCCGTGAAGTCGCGCAAAAAATAGTCAAGGCCATAGAGCAGCGCCAGCACGGTTTCATAGAAAGGCTTGATATTGCGGGGCCGGGATTCATAAATTTTTTCGTTAACGAAACCCTGTTCGAATCACAACTTAGAGAGATTCTTCGTCTCGGCGAAAAGTACGGAGCCTCACTCCAGGGTTCCAGACAGAGAGTGATAGTTGAATTTGTAAGCGCCAATCCTACGGGCTATCTTCATTTCGGCCACGCCCGAAATGCCGTTGTCGGAGACTCGGTATGCAGAATACTTTCCTTTTGCGGATACGGAGTGATCAGAGAATTCTACATAAATGACGCAGGCAGGCAGATGGATATGCTCGGCGAGTCGGTATACTCGGCTCTCGCACAGTCCTACGGACTCGCAAGAGAGCTTCCAGAAGACGGCTATCGCGGCAAGTACATCTCAGAACTCGCCGAGGAAATAAAAAAATCGGAAGAATGCCCTCAAGTGCCTGGGGATGAATCGGAAGCTATAGAGTTCTGCAGAGAGTTTGCTTACTCAAGGCTTCTTGAGGAAATAAAAACTGACCTTCTGAACCTAAGGGTGGATTTTGACAACTGGTACAGCGAGAGAATTAAAATACACGGTCGCGGTTCTGAAGAAGGAAAGCTGGACAAGACTCTTACCAAACTCGAGGATCTTGGGACAGTTGAAAGAAAAGAGCAGGCGCTCTGGTTCAAGGCTTCCCTATACGGGGACGGCAAGGACTGGGTAATAATAAAAAAAGACGGTGCTCCGACTTACTTTCTATCCGACATAGCCTACCACATGGATAAATATTCAAGAGGATTTTCCAAGTTAATAAACGTCTGGGGAGCCGATCACCACAGCCACGTATCGCGTCTTAAGTCCTCTATGAAGGCTCTGGGCCTAGATGAATCTTCTCTGCAGGTGCTCCTTATACAGTTCGTGAGGCTCGTAAGAGACGGTGTGGAAGTTCCGATGTCGAAGAGAACGGGAGATTTCGTTACTCTCCGCGAAGTGCTTCGCGAAGTTGGGTGTGACGCCACGAGATTCTTTTTGCTCATGAGAAGCTCCGACAGCCACCTTGATTTTGATCTTTCACTGGCAAAAAAGGAGTCCAGCGAAAATCCCGTTTACTACGTTCAGTACGCAAACGCTAGAATTTCAAGTCTGATGAGGAACTCAGAGGAAGCGGGGATTAGTGCCTCGGAGGAACATCTTAATCTCCTTTCAGACGATGAGGAACGAAGCATAATGAAAATACTTCTCAGGTTCCCCGAGGTAGTCCGTTCGGCGGCCGAGTCGCTTTCCCCGCACAAAGTGGTTTATTATCTTCAGGAATTGGCGGCCGAGTTCCATTTTTATTACAATAAGACGAGAATTCTGGACTCGGAGAACACCGACATGGCCTCCGCGAGACTCTACCTAGCACGCTGCGTACAGGTGGTAATAGAAAACGGTCTCGGTCTTCTCGGAATAAACGCCCCCAGAAGTATGTAA
- a CDS encoding histidine phosphatase family protein, with the protein MRLILVRHGKTDWNETGKCQGISDVPLNPTGIEQAEKVAFSLKDESVDRIYSSNLVRAKTTAEKIAAYHSIDVDIRDDLREMDQGIFEGLDFSYIREKYPDVLEHWRKDPETLQLPGGESLKGVQQRALDAIADIKSRFESQNIVVVSHNMVIGTLFCSFTGRSLKKLRDYIVDEASKSVVEVYDGRFVIISFNDIDHLGPPVE; encoded by the coding sequence ATGCGGCTGATACTCGTAAGACACGGAAAAACAGACTGGAATGAAACCGGAAAATGTCAGGGGATAAGTGATGTTCCGCTTAACCCCACCGGAATAGAACAGGCGGAGAAAGTAGCTTTCTCTCTTAAGGACGAGAGTGTCGACCGCATATACTCGAGCAACCTTGTAAGGGCGAAGACGACGGCGGAGAAAATCGCCGCGTACCACTCAATTGACGTTGATATCAGGGATGATCTTCGGGAGATGGACCAAGGAATTTTTGAGGGGCTTGATTTCTCCTATATAAGGGAGAAGTATCCCGACGTGCTTGAACACTGGCGCAAAGACCCGGAGACCTTGCAGTTACCAGGCGGAGAGTCATTAAAAGGGGTTCAGCAAAGGGCTCTTGACGCCATAGCAGATATCAAAAGCCGCTTCGAATCGCAGAACATAGTGGTCGTAAGCCACAATATGGTTATAGGAACACTGTTTTGCAGTTTTACCGGAAGATCCCTTAAGAAATTGCGAGATTACATAGTAGATGAAGCCTCAAAAAGCGTTGTTGAAGTATACGACGGCAGGTTCGTTATAATATCCTTTAACGATATCGATCACCTAGGTCCTCCCGTCGAGTAA
- a CDS encoding methyltransferase domain-containing protein: protein MKLGAYGYIKQFLRDPKRTGSIGPSNEELSELVTETARLNEMGTVVELGSGTGVFTEKILEKKSPEALFFAIEINPEFCEATKSRCPSATVYRDSAENMKKYLEQHGKDSCDCIISSLPWAVFDHGTQDRLLNVIWDVLKPGGRMITFSYSISMMVPNARRFRSTLRNKFTSVVKSKTVWSNFPPAFVYSAEK from the coding sequence TTGAAACTCGGAGCATACGGTTACATAAAACAGTTTCTCAGAGATCCAAAGCGCACCGGCTCCATAGGGCCTTCAAACGAGGAGCTGTCGGAGCTTGTCACCGAGACCGCCCGGCTCAACGAAATGGGAACCGTGGTGGAACTTGGCTCTGGAACCGGGGTTTTCACCGAGAAGATTCTTGAGAAGAAAAGTCCGGAAGCACTGTTTTTCGCAATAGAGATCAATCCCGAGTTCTGCGAGGCGACCAAATCACGATGTCCTTCCGCGACAGTCTACAGGGATTCTGCGGAGAACATGAAAAAATATCTCGAGCAGCACGGAAAAGATTCCTGCGACTGCATTATCTCAAGTCTCCCTTGGGCCGTATTTGACCACGGAACCCAAGACAGACTGCTTAATGTCATCTGGGATGTACTCAAGCCTGGAGGCAGGATGATCACATTCAGCTATTCAATCAGCATGATGGTTCCAAATGCCAGAAGATTCCGCTCAACGCTCCGAAACAAGTTCACAAGCGTCGTTAAGTCGAAGACCGTCTGGTCCAATTTCCCTCCAGCGTTTGTTTACAGCGCGGAAAAATAA
- a CDS encoding CDP-alcohol phosphatidyltransferase family protein — translation MENEWSKPNSEEADERSKTGRKPDSSKLLSGGIKSWWVFLMRPIEDFLIEREFRPNVLTITTLIVSALAGWFFHLGMIFIAGVLLLAGSTFDIFDGRVARAQGLNSPRGAFFDSCVDRYSEVLIYLGLLSFFKDTFFVYIVFLTVSCSMMVSYTRARAEGLGIDCEVGIMQRAERVVYLGVLSTFNFLGNIITFLMGLGNRDYLLKLSVLILFVFSLYTSIQRMVHVMSKMEKAENGGTDGTGKVAD, via the coding sequence ATGGAAAACGAATGGTCAAAACCTAACTCCGAGGAAGCTGACGAGAGGTCTAAAACCGGGAGAAAACCGGACTCTTCCAAGCTTCTCTCAGGCGGGATCAAGTCCTGGTGGGTCTTTCTCATGAGGCCCATAGAGGACTTTCTTATAGAAAGGGAGTTCCGCCCCAACGTACTCACCATTACCACCCTGATAGTTTCCGCACTTGCGGGATGGTTTTTCCATCTGGGCATGATCTTCATAGCCGGAGTTCTGCTGCTTGCCGGCTCGACTTTTGACATTTTCGATGGAAGGGTGGCGCGAGCCCAAGGCCTTAATTCACCCAGAGGGGCTTTTTTTGACTCCTGCGTGGACAGATATTCAGAAGTTCTTATCTACTTGGGTCTTCTGAGCTTTTTCAAAGACACTTTTTTCGTCTATATCGTTTTCCTTACAGTCAGTTGTTCCATGATGGTCAGCTACACAAGGGCCAGGGCCGAGGGACTTGGAATCGACTGCGAGGTGGGGATAATGCAGAGAGCCGAGAGGGTAGTTTACTTGGGGGTTCTCTCGACGTTTAACTTCCTTGGCAACATAATTACCTTTCTCATGGGGCTTGGAAACAGGGATTACCTTCTGAAGCTTTCAGTCCTCATTCTCTTCGTCTTTTCCTTATACACCTCAATACAGAGAATGGTTCACGTAATGAGCAAAATGGAGAAAGCCGAAAACGGCGGGACTGACGGAACTGGAAAAGTCGCAGACTAG
- the ffh gene encoding signal recognition particle protein has protein sequence MFEGISKKLGTTLKRIGGYGKLSEKNIEDALREVRLSLLEADVNFRVVRQFTELVKERALGREVEKSLNPGQQFVKIVKEELTGILGLENEPLNLSVAPPVIIMLVGLQGSGKTTTASKLAKFLKERYGKTPLLVPADIYRPAAIEQLKVLGEKIDVSVYDTVAGSDPVDVCADAVSASAKHGADAVIIDTAGRLHLDRELMDELGSIKKKVNPHEILLVADSMTGQDAVNVSQSFDDAVDLDGVILTKMDADARGGAALSIKATTGKPIKFFGTGEKADALEVFHPERIASRILGMGDVLSLIEKAEDAFEEERTKKLAERISKKQFSLEDYRESILAMSKLGSIESIAHMVPGMKKVTDNPEAMAKAEEEIKKSLAIINSMTVSERRNHAILNGSRRKRIAKGSGTTVPDVNRMVKNYIQMRNMMKNMGKMGKLAKRMTKFR, from the coding sequence ATGTTTGAAGGAATCTCGAAAAAACTCGGCACCACCCTCAAGAGAATAGGGGGCTACGGAAAACTCAGCGAAAAGAACATAGAGGACGCACTTCGCGAAGTGCGTCTCAGCCTTCTTGAAGCGGATGTCAATTTCAGGGTGGTCCGCCAGTTCACCGAGCTTGTCAAGGAAAGAGCACTGGGCCGGGAAGTCGAAAAGAGTCTCAACCCGGGACAGCAGTTCGTAAAGATAGTCAAAGAAGAACTTACCGGCATTCTGGGGCTGGAAAACGAACCTCTGAATCTGAGCGTCGCGCCGCCCGTGATAATAATGCTGGTTGGGCTTCAGGGTTCGGGAAAAACCACCACGGCGTCGAAGCTTGCCAAGTTTCTCAAGGAACGCTATGGCAAGACCCCGCTTCTGGTTCCCGCCGATATCTACCGTCCTGCCGCGATAGAGCAGCTCAAGGTGCTCGGAGAAAAAATAGACGTAAGCGTCTACGATACCGTGGCCGGTTCTGACCCCGTGGACGTGTGCGCGGATGCGGTCTCTGCCTCGGCGAAACATGGGGCGGACGCGGTGATCATAGACACGGCCGGACGCCTTCATCTTGACCGCGAGCTAATGGATGAACTGGGAAGCATAAAGAAGAAGGTAAATCCCCATGAAATCCTCCTTGTTGCCGACTCGATGACGGGACAGGATGCCGTGAACGTTTCGCAGAGTTTTGATGACGCCGTTGATCTCGACGGCGTAATTCTCACGAAGATGGATGCGGACGCGAGGGGAGGGGCGGCCCTTTCGATAAAGGCCACCACCGGCAAGCCTATAAAGTTTTTCGGAACGGGAGAGAAGGCCGACGCACTTGAGGTTTTTCACCCCGAGAGAATAGCCTCGAGAATCTTGGGAATGGGAGACGTTCTGAGCCTCATAGAAAAGGCGGAAGACGCTTTTGAAGAGGAAAGAACGAAAAAACTCGCGGAGAGAATATCGAAAAAGCAGTTCTCCCTCGAAGATTACAGGGAATCGATACTGGCCATGAGCAAACTCGGTTCAATAGAAAGCATAGCCCACATGGTCCCGGGGATGAAAAAGGTTACCGATAACCCCGAAGCGATGGCGAAGGCGGAGGAAGAGATAAAAAAGAGCCTTGCGATAATCAATTCCATGACGGTGTCTGAAAGAAGGAATCATGCTATCCTAAACGGCAGTCGCAGAAAAAGAATCGCCAAGGGAAGCGGAACTACAGTGCCTGATGTGAACCGCATGGTAAAAAACTACATACAGATGCGAAACATGATGAAAAACATGGGGAAAATGGGTAAACTAGCAAAAAGAATGACGAAATTCAGATGA
- a CDS encoding TonB family protein has protein sequence MKGEKNHFRKGLFISLGLHLLIVCLLALGVGRHGPVSPEQSIEVSLSTQVPRASKKKSVVRAPSRPKKPEKSAKKIKKPAKEQVKAPQKKKKADPVITKKEKSPDPPTPQTKPDEKPKEPPVASKETPPRTEPETEKEEAVAEKKALESEKKEVIRNIKKESVLSNIKKSAEQASVEPAPKESAPGVISLVLDVYYRTISKRIQRSLILPLNIDSGILLAAQVNFYMKETGEVYNVGIERSSGNLKFDSYCIKAVNDASPLPPPPSELRERIKSDFFVISCESKK, from the coding sequence ATGAAGGGAGAAAAGAATCATTTTCGCAAAGGACTTTTTATTTCCTTGGGTCTTCATCTGCTGATTGTCTGTCTGCTTGCTCTTGGGGTCGGAAGGCACGGGCCAGTTTCTCCCGAGCAATCAATAGAAGTGTCACTCTCGACCCAAGTTCCGCGCGCCAGCAAGAAAAAATCAGTTGTTAGGGCTCCCAGCCGTCCCAAAAAACCGGAGAAAAGCGCAAAGAAAATCAAAAAACCCGCTAAGGAACAAGTAAAAGCTCCCCAGAAAAAGAAAAAAGCGGATCCTGTGATAACGAAAAAAGAAAAAAGCCCGGATCCCCCTACCCCGCAAACAAAACCAGACGAGAAGCCGAAAGAACCTCCAGTAGCAAGCAAAGAGACACCACCACGCACAGAACCCGAAACGGAAAAGGAAGAAGCGGTCGCCGAGAAAAAAGCTCTTGAATCCGAGAAAAAAGAAGTGATCAGGAACATTAAAAAGGAATCCGTTTTAAGTAACATCAAGAAAAGTGCCGAACAAGCGTCTGTCGAACCGGCTCCCAAAGAATCTGCCCCGGGAGTCATCTCACTTGTGCTTGACGTCTATTACAGAACAATATCGAAACGGATACAGAGGAGCCTGATACTGCCACTTAACATAGATTCCGGTATCCTTCTCGCGGCTCAGGTAAATTTTTACATGAAAGAAACCGGCGAGGTTTACAATGTGGGAATAGAAAGAAGCTCCGGAAACCTGAAGTTCGATTCTTACTGTATAAAGGCCGTAAACGACGCTTCGCCGCTTCCCCCTCCGCCAAGTGAGTTGAGAGAAAGGATAAAGTCGGATTTCTTTGTCATCTCCTGTGAAAGCAAAAAGTGA
- the rpsP gene encoding 30S ribosomal protein S16, with translation MVKIRLSRIGSKKRPFYRIVAADVRSPRDGKFLEILGHYDPRKKPHELKVDMERVKAWMDNGAKATNRVSKLISQVT, from the coding sequence TTGGTCAAGATAAGGTTGAGCAGAATAGGATCTAAGAAGAGGCCGTTTTACAGGATAGTCGCTGCGGATGTCCGTTCCCCGCGCGACGGAAAGTTTCTTGAAATACTGGGACATTACGATCCGCGGAAAAAACCTCACGAACTCAAGGTAGACATGGAAAGAGTGAAAGCGTGGATGGATAACGGTGCCAAGGCGACCAACAGGGTAAGCAAGCTCATATCGCAGGTTACGTAG
- the rplS gene encoding 50S ribosomal protein L19: protein MGIIAEIEKKHLRTDLPEFRAGDTVSVHYNIKEGERRRIQVFEGTVIAKKGSGFRETFTVRKVSYGIGVERIFPLHSPLIGKIEVKRKGRVRRAKLYYLRGLSKKASRIRERTS from the coding sequence ATGGGAATCATAGCAGAAATTGAAAAAAAGCACCTGAGAACCGACCTGCCGGAATTTCGAGCTGGGGACACGGTATCGGTCCACTACAACATCAAGGAAGGTGAAAGGAGAAGGATCCAGGTTTTTGAAGGTACCGTGATAGCCAAAAAAGGTTCGGGCTTCAGGGAAACTTTCACGGTAAGGAAGGTTTCCTACGGTATAGGTGTCGAGAGAATTTTTCCCCTGCATTCCCCTCTTATAGGGAAAATAGAAGTAAAAAGAAAAGGCCGCGTGAGAAGAGCCAAGCTTTACTACCTAAGAGGCCTTTCAAAGAAAGCCAGCAGAATAAGAGAGAGAACTTCCTAG
- the tolR gene encoding protein TolR: protein MAAGKFNTGWRRSVLSEINVTPFVDVMLVLLVIFMVTTPILYQGIRVNLPQTASSKIPVKNQKQITVTVTGSGNIFLEDTSYSLSEIATALGKLMAAEGTTPESGRVFLRADKSVKYGFVVKVIDEIKKTGVEKLSLITESKNIKDK from the coding sequence ATGGCAGCGGGAAAATTCAACACCGGCTGGCGCAGGTCAGTCCTCTCAGAGATAAACGTCACTCCCTTTGTTGACGTAATGCTGGTTCTTTTAGTTATTTTCATGGTCACCACCCCAATACTTTATCAGGGAATCAGGGTAAACCTTCCGCAAACGGCATCTTCTAAAATCCCGGTCAAAAACCAGAAACAGATAACTGTGACCGTAACCGGGTCCGGAAATATATTTCTCGAAGACACTAGCTACTCCCTTTCAGAAATCGCCACAGCTCTCGGTAAATTAATGGCGGCCGAGGGAACCACGCCCGAGAGCGGACGGGTTTTTCTCAGAGCGGATAAATCAGTCAAATACGGATTCGTGGTAAAGGTCATAGACGAGATAAAGAAAACCGGTGTTGAAAAGCTAAGCCTGATCACGGAATCAAAAAACATAAAGGACAAATAA
- a CDS encoding SPOR domain-containing protein — translation MAEEKKEKNPRILRLSLVFLVVFTMVFSLGVVVGKKFIPADEPVSAEKSPGLLEKLFSFISQEKTPGDEAEKLASTPDEKDPSARDKYLSAMINPDHKYTIQISSFLSKKVANRTVRFYKDKGYPAFIKEYSPSEITTFYRVRIGTFQSKEQAREYGNEIKEKERDFKFYVTVND, via the coding sequence ATGGCTGAAGAAAAAAAAGAAAAAAATCCCCGGATTCTGCGTCTTTCTCTGGTTTTTCTCGTTGTTTTCACAATGGTGTTTTCCCTGGGAGTCGTGGTGGGGAAAAAATTCATCCCCGCGGACGAGCCTGTCTCGGCGGAGAAATCCCCAGGACTGCTGGAAAAACTGTTTTCGTTTATTTCGCAAGAGAAAACCCCAGGCGACGAAGCGGAAAAACTGGCCTCCACCCCAGATGAAAAAGATCCATCCGCCCGTGACAAGTACTTGTCGGCGATGATCAATCCTGACCATAAATACACCATTCAGATCAGCTCTTTCCTGAGCAAAAAAGTCGCCAACCGAACCGTGAGATTCTACAAAGACAAGGGATATCCCGCTTTTATAAAGGAGTACTCGCCTTCTGAAATCACAACTTTCTACAGAGTGAGGATAGGAACCTTTCAATCCAAGGAACAGGCACGGGAATACGGAAACGAAATAAAGGAGAAAGAAAGGGACTTCAAGTTCTACGTAACTGTTAACGACTGA
- the tolQ gene encoding protein TolQ: MLLVSTGPVVKAVLLLLVFMSVFSWAIIYTKFRLLRSSSKKSTAFLNLYHSNEDMRALLSFSEKVGGPVAELFRAGYAEVVKTEKKKNRGELDPKESGDISSRSESVDLVERALNRAMTKEASKLEKSLVFLATTGSSAPFIGLFGTVWGIMNSFIGLAGSKGVPSLEVVAPGIAEALIATAIGLAAAIPATIAYNYFVNRVRAMEVEMEHFCAGFLNTAERYLNR; this comes from the coding sequence ATGCTGCTTGTAAGCACCGGGCCTGTGGTCAAGGCCGTGCTTCTGCTTTTAGTTTTCATGTCAGTTTTTTCCTGGGCGATTATCTACACAAAATTTCGTCTTCTAAGAAGTTCTTCCAAGAAATCAACCGCGTTTCTCAACCTTTATCATTCAAACGAAGACATGAGGGCACTTCTCTCCTTCTCGGAGAAAGTAGGTGGCCCGGTTGCGGAGTTGTTCAGGGCAGGCTACGCGGAAGTGGTGAAAACGGAGAAGAAGAAAAACCGGGGAGAACTCGATCCTAAGGAATCCGGAGACATTTCTTCCCGTTCCGAATCTGTAGACCTGGTGGAAAGGGCGCTTAACAGGGCGATGACCAAAGAAGCTTCAAAGCTGGAAAAGTCCTTGGTTTTCCTCGCAACCACCGGCAGTTCAGCTCCGTTCATAGGGTTGTTCGGAACCGTGTGGGGCATTATGAACTCCTTTATAGGACTTGCGGGAAGCAAAGGGGTCCCCTCGCTTGAGGTCGTGGCTCCAGGAATCGCGGAGGCTCTTATAGCAACCGCTATCGGTCTTGCGGCCGCCATCCCCGCCACAATAGCTTACAACTACTTTGTCAACCGGGTAAGGGCCATGGAGGTGGAAATGGAGCATTTCTGTGCCGGATTTCTTAACACGGCGGAAAGGTATCTAAACAGGTAG
- the rimM gene encoding ribosome maturation factor RimM (Essential for efficient processing of 16S rRNA) — protein MPESAKQNLVLYGKITKRHGLYGEVKVFAFSGHPETLSGLGKIYVEIPNRKEPRRFSLSQIKIQKNVAIVKLKDIDTPEAADALKNLHVLVEKNDLHPPGEDEYYWTDLIGLRVRTSHGDNIGEVKDLIDSGGHDILVIKSLERGREFLVPFVKKFVTTVDLDGSMITVEPVEGLLE, from the coding sequence TTGCCGGAAAGCGCGAAACAAAACCTTGTTCTCTACGGGAAGATAACCAAAAGACATGGTCTTTACGGTGAAGTGAAGGTGTTCGCCTTCAGCGGGCATCCCGAAACCCTCTCCGGGTTAGGAAAAATCTATGTAGAAATTCCCAACCGCAAAGAACCCCGAAGATTCAGTCTGTCCCAGATAAAAATCCAGAAAAACGTCGCAATTGTTAAGCTAAAGGACATCGATACCCCCGAGGCTGCCGACGCACTTAAGAATCTCCATGTTCTGGTCGAAAAAAACGATTTGCATCCCCCGGGAGAAGATGAATATTACTGGACTGACCTCATCGGGCTTCGGGTCCGCACCTCCCACGGAGATAATATTGGGGAGGTGAAGGATCTTATCGATTCGGGTGGACACGACATTCTCGTGATAAAGAGTCTGGAACGGGGGCGGGAATTCCTAGTTCCGTTTGTCAAGAAGTTCGTAACCACGGTGGATCTTGACGGTTCGATGATCACCGTGGAACCAGTAGAGGGGCTCCTCGAGTAA
- a CDS encoding KH domain-containing protein — protein sequence MSQLKEFVEFMAKSIVDNPEEVQVTEVAGEKTTVIELRVASEDLGKVIGKQGRTAKAIRSILSAAAAKMKKRAVLEILE from the coding sequence ATGAGTCAGCTCAAAGAGTTTGTCGAATTCATGGCTAAATCCATTGTCGACAACCCCGAGGAGGTCCAGGTGACAGAGGTGGCGGGCGAAAAAACTACGGTTATTGAGCTTAGAGTAGCCTCCGAAGACTTGGGGAAGGTAATTGGAAAACAGGGGAGAACCGCAAAGGCGATTCGCAGCATATTGAGCGCCGCGGCCGCAAAAATGAAAAAGCGCGCTGTCTTGGAGATCCTTGAATAG
- the trmD gene encoding tRNA (guanosine(37)-N1)-methyltransferase TrmD: protein MKFDIVTIFPGFFDSVFSFGVISRAVENKAVEINVHDLRTYSAEKHGKTDDTPYGGGSGMLMTPGPIGDAIGRIRKKGLRSAVILTTPKGEEFDDRKAQELCGFEQLIILCGRYEGVDDRVSELYVDMKISTGKYINSGGEYACSLIVDAVSRYLPGVLGNTESLSSESLTNGLLEYPQYTKPRTYRGKKVPELLLSGDHEKIRKWRRQESIKSTFTHNPASLDDAQLSKEEDAFLKELKVGNSPDFRVYIALVHYPAYNNRLEVVSTAFKSIDAHDISRDATTYGVKKFYLINPVEEQRRLAGRLVDHWIEGEGRNFNETKSKAFGIITIMNTIEETVEQIEEIEGEKPKIVVTDARFSDDMTGYRVLREKIFENTEPFLILFGTGWGLTLETIKAADYVLKPISGYSEFNHLSVRSAAAIVLDRLLSCGA, encoded by the coding sequence ATGAAGTTTGACATAGTGACAATTTTTCCCGGGTTTTTTGATTCCGTTTTTTCATTCGGAGTAATAAGCAGGGCCGTTGAAAACAAGGCGGTGGAGATAAACGTCCACGATCTGAGAACTTATTCAGCGGAGAAGCATGGAAAAACCGATGATACTCCGTACGGAGGGGGAAGCGGAATGCTTATGACCCCGGGACCTATAGGGGATGCCATCGGCCGTATAAGAAAAAAGGGGCTTCGCTCCGCCGTAATTCTGACTACTCCCAAGGGAGAAGAGTTTGATGATCGCAAGGCGCAAGAACTTTGCGGGTTTGAGCAGCTGATAATCCTCTGCGGCCGCTACGAAGGGGTGGACGACAGGGTGAGCGAACTATATGTTGATATGAAGATATCAACCGGGAAGTACATAAATTCCGGGGGAGAATACGCATGTTCCCTGATAGTGGATGCCGTATCAAGATACCTTCCGGGGGTTCTCGGAAACACTGAGTCTCTTTCCTCTGAGTCTCTTACAAACGGGCTTCTTGAGTATCCCCAGTATACGAAGCCACGAACATACAGAGGAAAAAAAGTTCCCGAGCTGCTTCTTTCAGGAGACCACGAAAAAATAAGGAAATGGAGGAGGCAGGAGAGCATAAAAAGTACTTTCACCCACAACCCCGCTTCCCTTGACGACGCCCAACTTTCCAAAGAAGAAGACGCTTTCCTAAAGGAACTCAAGGTCGGCAATTCTCCGGATTTTAGGGTTTACATAGCCCTTGTGCATTATCCGGCGTATAATAACCGTCTCGAAGTCGTCTCAACCGCCTTTAAGAGCATAGACGCGCACGACATATCAAGGGACGCCACTACGTACGGGGTCAAAAAATTCTATCTGATAAACCCTGTCGAAGAGCAGCGCCGCCTTGCGGGCAGACTCGTCGATCACTGGATCGAGGGAGAGGGGAGGAATTTTAACGAGACCAAAAGCAAGGCTTTCGGCATCATAACCATAATGAATACTATTGAGGAGACCGTCGAGCAGATAGAGGAAATCGAAGGGGAAAAACCGAAAATAGTGGTTACTGACGCCCGCTTTTCAGACGACATGACTGGCTACCGGGTGCTTCGGGAAAAAATATTCGAGAACACGGAGCCTTTTCTGATTCTTTTCGGTACGGGATGGGGACTCACGCTTGAGACAATAAAAGCAGCTGACTACGTTCTGAAACCCATAAGCGGCTATAGTGAATTCAACCATCTTTCGGTGAGAAGCGCGGCCGCCATAGTGCTTGACAGGTTGCTTTCCTGCGGAGCCTGA